The DNA segment TTCCAAGCCCCGCTCCAGGTTCAGGTCCATGTGGACCCCGGGCAGCTCGAGACCCATCTCCACCAAGGTGATCGCCACCGCCGGCCGCAGACCCACCACGGCCGTACGGGCGCCCATCAGCCGGACCATGCCGGCCGTGTCCCGGATCACCCTCCCCGTATACGAGTCCACCACCTCCAGGCCGCTCAGGTCGATGAGGACGCCCCGGGCCCGCTCCCGGTGGAGCTGCTCCAGGAGGGATTGCTGCACTGCGGCGATGTCCGCGTCCTTCAGCTCGCCCTGGAGCTCCACGATGAGAAAACCCTCCACGTGCAGGATGGGGATGCTCATGACCCCGGGCCCACCACCCGGTGACCCAGGAGCTCCAGGGCCAGGGCCAGGCCCGAGCGGAGGTCGCCCACGGTCTCCAGGTCCCCGAAGGAGACGCCCAGCCGCACCAGGGTGACCGCCACCTGAGGGCTGATGCCCACCAGGATGCTCCGGGCCCCCACCAGCCGCGCGGCCCGGGTGGTCCGCAGCAGGTGGTCCGCCACCCCCGTGTCGATGGAGGGAACGCCCGTCACGTCCAGGATCACGATACGGCTGCCGAGCTCGACGATCCGGTTCAGGAGCTGCTCCATCATCTGCTTGGCCCGGCCGCTGTCGATGATGCCCACGATGGGCATCACCAGGATCCCCTCCCACACCTCGATGACGGGCGTGGAGAGCTCCCGGATGATGCGGCGCTGCTCCTCCTCCACCTCCTCCGCCCGCCGGGCGGCGTAGACCTCCCCTGCCCGCCCGGCCACCGCGTCCTTGAGCCGGGTGAAGGCGCGGATCGCCCGCAGTGCCCGACCGGGTTCGTCCACCAACGACGAGAGGGCCGTGATGGTGTCCAGGAGCGTCTGGCGCTCGCGCACCCGGTGCCGCAGGTTGGCCAGCGCCGTCCCCAGGTGCCGGCAGACGTAGGCGAGCCCGACCTCGTCCTGGGTGGTGTAGCGGGCGGGGCGCGTGCTCTCCAGGTTCACCGCGCCCAGGACCTCTTCCGCCGACTGGATGGGCACGGCCAGCTCCGAGCGGATCCGCTCCCCCTGGGTGAAGGGCAGGTAACGGGGCTCGGCCCGCACGTCGTCCACCCGCACGCTGGCGCCCGATCGGGCCGCGTGGGCCACGAGGCCCGGGCCGTCCAGGGCCAGCTCCCGGAGGTCGCCGGGTTCGATGGGCCTGCGAGAGAACGGGGGCCGGCGCTCGGGCTCCCGGGAGCCGACAGGCAAGAACCGGTGCAGGCGGAGTCGGCCGCCCTCCACCAGGAAGATCCAGACGAAGTCATCCCTGAAGAGGGTCCGGAGGCCGTGCAGCACGCGATCGAGGAGCGCTTCCCGGTCCAGGGTGAGCGAGGCGTCGGAGATGGCCCGGTGGACCTCCAGATAGCTCCGGTCCGGGCCCGGACGGTTGGAGCGCGCGGGGGGCCGGACCCGAAGGCTCCGGAGGGCCTGCCCCGCTCCTGCCACCATCCCTCCGAGGCCCTGAACCCGGCCCAGGAGGCTCCTCGGTCTCACCCAGCCGCACCTCACCCTTGCCCCGCCCTGCTTGAAACCGTTCGAGTTGTCTTCATGCACTCCTGGGTAGGGGCTCGGCATTTGGGCGGCGTTCGTTGAGGGGCCGCGGTCACGCGTTGAAGAAACGACCGACCCCCCTTCATTCCGCCCGCCCGGCTGCCGATAGTTCCTGTAGGGTCGAAGGATTGTCCTCTTGTGTCTCGGCTTCGCCTCCTCAAGACACCACGGTCACGGGCCGGCGCGAGGCGGTCTCCCAGCGGAGACCGCCTCCGCCTTTCTTGGTCTCCCTTTCGTGACACCGCCTCTTCGGGTCTCTTCGGGTCCGGGGCAGAAGTTCCCGGCCGCACGGTCTCCCGGCGGGACCGTGCAGGAAAGGCTAGCCGAGGAGGAAGGGGTTCGCCCGGCCCGAAGGCTTGTCCGGGAGGGAGGCGACGGCCATGAAGCGGGTGGATGAAGCACGGAGGGCCTACCGGCAGGGTGATCCCGACGCGGCGGCCCGTGCCCATGAGATGAACCGGATCGCCGCGGAGGAGCCCCACGAGCAGGAGCGGGGCAAGTACCTGAGCGATGCGGTGTTGGGCGCCTCGG comes from the Limnochorda pilosa genome and includes:
- a CDS encoding STAS domain-containing protein → MSIPILHVEGFLIVELQGELKDADIAAVQQSLLEQLHRERARGVLIDLSGLEVVDSYTGRVIRDTAGMVRLMGARTAVVGLRPAVAITLVEMGLELPGVHMDLNLERGLEWLRAPER
- a CDS encoding GAF domain-containing protein, whose amino-acid sequence is MRPRSLLGRVQGLGGMVAGAGQALRSLRVRPPARSNRPGPDRSYLEVHRAISDASLTLDREALLDRVLHGLRTLFRDDFVWIFLVEGGRLRLHRFLPVGSREPERRPPFSRRPIEPGDLRELALDGPGLVAHAARSGASVRVDDVRAEPRYLPFTQGERIRSELAVPIQSAEEVLGAVNLESTRPARYTTQDEVGLAYVCRHLGTALANLRHRVRERQTLLDTITALSSLVDEPGRALRAIRAFTRLKDAVAGRAGEVYAARRAEEVEEEQRRIIRELSTPVIEVWEGILVMPIVGIIDSGRAKQMMEQLLNRIVELGSRIVILDVTGVPSIDTGVADHLLRTTRAARLVGARSILVGISPQVAVTLVRLGVSFGDLETVGDLRSGLALALELLGHRVVGPGS